GGGGAGTATATGAATTTACAAACCCAGAAGGGACATTTGCACTACTAGCAGAGTCAACTATTTCAGTCTTCTTAACAAGTACATTGTATCTATTTAGCTTTATTATGACGCCGTTCTATATTATGGCGTTAACAAGATTGTATTTACAAAAGGTTCCGGTCGAAGATGTTTTATTAGAAGAAGGATTAGATTATTCAAAGACGAAGGCAGATAAATGTTTCTTCCAAAAACATCGTTGGAAATTTATTGGTGTATATATTGTAGGAATTATTACGGCGGGAATGGTTGTTGCTTTCATTGTGACCTTTATTACAAACACATATAAAGAACCGATTATTATGGCTCATCGCGGTTATATTTCAAAAGGTGTAGAGAATACGAAAGAAGCTGTGCAGGGAGCTATTGATGCGAAAGCAGACTACGCTGAAATTGATGTACTACAAACGAAAGACGGTGAGCTAGCAGTTATACATGATTTGAAGTTGAAACGTCTTGCCAATGCTAATGTTCATGTTTCGGATTTAACGATGGACGAGTTAAGACAGCTTACTCTTAGTCAAGATGGGTTTTCAGGACAAATCAGTACACTTGATGAAATCATTAAGCTGGCTAAGGGAAAAATCAAACTTAATATTGAAGTGAAGCTTCATGGTGGCGAAAAAGATTTTGTAAATAAAGTACTAAAAACGATTAAAGATAATGAATTTGAGAAGCAATGTGTTATTCAAACGTTACATTACCCGCTTATTAAAGAGTTTAAGCGTGCAAATTCAGATATAAAAGTCGGATATATACTGTATGCAAGTAGAGCCAACTTAAAGAATGTGAAAGCTGATTTTTATGTAGCGGAAGAATACATGTTAAATAAGAAGTTAGTAAAAGAAACAAGGAAGTTAAACAAACCAATTTATGTATGGACGGTAAATGATATGGAAAGTTTAAAGGGATATTATAAGTTAAACGTAGATGGTATCATTACCGATTACCCTGAAGATGCACGTGAAACAATTAAGATGTTAAAAGAGCAAGAAGCGGAAGAAAGTGATCTGTTTGATAAAATTACGGAAACAACAGATGATTTATTTTCCAAGTTATTTATAAGTTACCCAGCTGCTGGCTAAATGCCTGTAGCTGTTTTTTTTTACAAAAAGAATATATCTCTAAAGTATTGTGTAAATTAATAACTGAATATGTATACGGCATCATTGAGGTTTCTTACATCGTTACATTATTGTCAAATAATAAATGATTACTACTTATTTTGAAGGAGTATAATAAAAATAGAGTGATAAATAATGAGATGGAACAAAGAGGCTAATAGAATCAATATTCCATAAATTTACACTATTCTAAATATATAAACTTTAAAAACATATTATGTTAGCGTTTTCATAACTTTTAAGTTATGCTAGAATAAGGACATAAGTTATTAATTATTACAAAAAGAAAAAAGACTTTCTTTTTTCTGTTAATTATAAGGGGGCATTTCATTATGCGTATTGGGGTACCAGCAGAAATTAAAAACAACGAAAACCGTGTGGCAATGACACCAGCAGGTGTTGTACATTTAATTCGTAACAATCACGAAGTATTCATTCAAAAGGGTGCAGGTTTAGGATCTGGTTTCACAGATGCTCAGTATGTTGAAGCAGGAGCAAAAATTGTTGATACAGCTGAAGAAGCTTGGAACATGGAAATGGTTATGAAAGTTAAGGAACCAATTGAAAGCGAATACAAACACTTCAGCGAAGGTTTAATCTTATTCACATACTTACACTTAGCTCCAGAACCAGAATTAACAAAAGCATTAATCGAAAAGAAAGTTGTTTCTATTGCATATGAAACAGTACAATTAGAAAACCGTTCTCTACCATTACTTGCACCTATGAGTGAAGTAGCTGGTCGTATGGCTGCACAAATTGGTGCACAATTCCTTGAGAAGAACAAAGGCGGTAAAGGTATCTTACTTGCAGGTGTTCCAGGGGTTAAACGTGGTAAAGTAACAATCATCGGTGGTGGACAAGCTGGTACAAATGCTGCTAAAATTGCAGTTGGACTAGGTGCGGATGTAACAATCATCGACTTAAGTGCAGAACGTCTTCGTCAATTAGATGACATTTTCGGAAACCAAGTAAAAACTTTAATGTCTAATCCTTACAATATTGCAGAAGCTGTAAAAGAGTCTGATCTTGTAATCGGTGCAGTATTAATCCCAGGTGCAAAAGCGCCAAAACTTGTAACAGAAGAAATGATTAAATCAATGGAACCAGGTTCTGTTGTTGTAGATATCGCGATTGACCAAGGTGGTATTTTCGAAACAACTGACCGTATTACAACTCATGATAACCCAACTTACGAAAAACACGGCGTTGTTCATTATGCAGTTGCAAACATGCCAGGTGCGGTTCCACGTACATCAACTCTTGCATTAACAAACGTAACAGTACCATACGCAGTACAAATTGCGAACAAAGGCTACAAAGAAGCTTGCTTAGGCAACTCTGCATTACTAAAAGGTATTAACACATTAGATGGCTATGTAACATTTGAAGCAGTTGCAGAAGCTCACGGTGTAGAGTACAAAGGTGCTAAAGAATTATTAGAAGCAGAAACAGTATCTTGCTAATAGAAGCATTATACAAAACAAAATCGAACAATATATAAACCAACATGATAAGAGCTAAGAGTGAATATCTCTTAGCTCTTCTTGGCAAAAGGGGGCATACATCGTGGCCAACCTATTTAAAAAGAAATCCGTTACGCAATTGTTAGGGGAAAGTAAAAGTAAAACTTTAACGAAAACGCTAGGGGCATTTGACCTAACAATGCTAGGGATTGGTGCGATAATTGGTACAGGAGTTCTAGTATTAACAGGATTAGTAGCAGCAAGAGATGCTGGTCCAGCAGTTATTTTTTCATTCATGATTGCAGCGATTGTTTGTGGATTTGCAGCATTATGTTATGCAGAAGTTGCATCTACACTGCCGGTTTCAGGTAGTGTGTACACATATTCATATGCGACAATTGGTGAGTTTATTGCCCACCTAATGGGATGGACATTACTATCTGTATATGTTGTAACAACTGCCGCAGTAGCTGGTGGATGGACAGGTTATTTCAATAACTTAGTGAGTGGATTTGGATTAGAAATTCCAACAGAGCTGTTAAAGATTCCATCACAAGGTGGAATTGTGAATTTACCAGCAGTAGTTATTACTTTAGTTTTAACTTGGTTATTATCAAGAGGTACGAAAGAAAGTAAACGTGTGAATAACATAATGGTATTAATCAAAATTGGTATTGTTATTTTATTCATTGCAGTTGGTGCGTTTTACGTACAACCAGAAAACTGGACACCATTTGCACCATACGGTATTAGCGGAATCTTTGCCGGAGGAGCAGCAGTGTTCTTCGCTTTCTTAGGATTTGATGCATTAGCAACTTCTGCTGAAGAAGTAAAAAATCCACAACGTGATTTACCGATTGGTATTATTGCTTCGTTAGT
This Bacillus paramycoides DNA region includes the following protein-coding sequences:
- a CDS encoding glycerophosphodiester phosphodiesterase; translation: MQHRKRLSIPGVMRHSFQTVRFAFWNVLTFQLAYKLLAAIVFIPLFGIIFNKLLYFGGYANATNDELLAFLKTPYGILAIVILSILALFLIFTEFAVLIIISYFAHKRQKVRLRPILYKTVTYLPSLFTYCLPGFVLYAVVLLPLLSMGYKSALIPEIQIPNFITGELFKTTMGQVGYYTFFAVVAYLNLRWIFVLPIIVLEEKPFRTAARKSANLVKESFFKVLFFLVGFFISVGIVFLLCVGIYLLCLWGVYEFTNPEGTFALLAESTISVFLTSTLYLFSFIMTPFYIMALTRLYLQKVPVEDVLLEEGLDYSKTKADKCFFQKHRWKFIGVYIVGIITAGMVVAFIVTFITNTYKEPIIMAHRGYISKGVENTKEAVQGAIDAKADYAEIDVLQTKDGELAVIHDLKLKRLANANVHVSDLTMDELRQLTLSQDGFSGQISTLDEIIKLAKGKIKLNIEVKLHGGEKDFVNKVLKTIKDNEFEKQCVIQTLHYPLIKEFKRANSDIKVGYILYASRANLKNVKADFYVAEEYMLNKKLVKETRKLNKPIYVWTVNDMESLKGYYKLNVDGIITDYPEDARETIKMLKEQEAEESDLFDKITETTDDLFSKLFISYPAAG
- the ald gene encoding alanine dehydrogenase, whose translation is MRIGVPAEIKNNENRVAMTPAGVVHLIRNNHEVFIQKGAGLGSGFTDAQYVEAGAKIVDTAEEAWNMEMVMKVKEPIESEYKHFSEGLILFTYLHLAPEPELTKALIEKKVVSIAYETVQLENRSLPLLAPMSEVAGRMAAQIGAQFLEKNKGGKGILLAGVPGVKRGKVTIIGGGQAGTNAAKIAVGLGADVTIIDLSAERLRQLDDIFGNQVKTLMSNPYNIAEAVKESDLVIGAVLIPGAKAPKLVTEEMIKSMEPGSVVVDIAIDQGGIFETTDRITTHDNPTYEKHGVVHYAVANMPGAVPRTSTLALTNVTVPYAVQIANKGYKEACLGNSALLKGINTLDGYVTFEAVAEAHGVEYKGAKELLEAETVSC
- a CDS encoding amino acid permease, which codes for MANLFKKKSVTQLLGESKSKTLTKTLGAFDLTMLGIGAIIGTGVLVLTGLVAARDAGPAVIFSFMIAAIVCGFAALCYAEVASTLPVSGSVYTYSYATIGEFIAHLMGWTLLSVYVVTTAAVAGGWTGYFNNLVSGFGLEIPTELLKIPSQGGIVNLPAVVITLVLTWLLSRGTKESKRVNNIMVLIKIGIVILFIAVGAFYVQPENWTPFAPYGISGIFAGGAAVFFAFLGFDALATSAEEVKNPQRDLPIGIIASLVICTIIYVVVCLVMTGMVSYKELDVPEAMAYVLEVVGQDKVAGVIAVGAVIGIMAVIFAYIYATTRVFFAMSRDGLLPKSFAKINKKTEAPVFSTWLTGIGSALIAGFIDLKELSNLANIGALLTFAMVGVSVIILRKTHPNLKRGFVVPLVPTLPIISIACCLFLMFNLPLTTWIYFGIWLAIGVVVYFVYSKKHSHLKDDGSSQDNLEQAN